One Lachancea thermotolerans CBS 6340 chromosome F complete sequence DNA window includes the following coding sequences:
- the CIA1 gene encoding iron-sulfur cluster assembly protein CIA1 (similar to uniprot|Q05583 YDR267C Saccharomyces cerevisiae CIA1 Protein required for cell viability): protein MSIKLLKSLKLHKDKLWSVDCSKGLMATASSDRKIKLVNLKNLDFQLVEELDDSTHKKSVRSVSFRPHSSILAAGSFDSTISIWGKDEEASIEDGYQETELLAIIEGHENEVKGVAWSHSGYFLASCSRDKSVWIWEADEMGEEYECLSVLQEHSQDVKHVVWHPAMHLLASSSYDDTVRLWKEDADDWECAAVLNGHEGTVWCSDFEKSESSLRLVSCSDDTTVRVWKYEEEDENGEDIWTLESVLPSVHSRAVYAVSWSPDGYIASVGSDGQIVIYTEDESGKWKVIAKQHEAHSVFEINTVQWTRVGDTNLLITGGDDGCANIWFFIP, encoded by the coding sequence ATGTCCATCAAGCTACTAAAATCTCTGAAACTACATAAGGATAAGCTATGGTCTGTTGACTGTTCTAAAGGACTCATGGCCACTGCCTCCTCAGATCGTAAAATAAAGCTAGTGAATCTGAAGAACCTAGATTTTCAGCTGGTGGAAGAGCTCGACGACAGCACTCACAAAAAGTCAGTGAGGTCAGTTTCATTTAGGCCGCACTCTTCGATCCTTGCAGCAGGCTCTTTTGATTCGACAATTTCGATCTGGGggaaagatgaagaggctTCTATTGAGGACGGTTATCAGGAAACAGAGCTGCTTGCCATCATCGAGGGACATGAAAACGAAGTGAAAGGGGTTGCTTGGTCACATTCAGGATATTTTCTGGCCAGTTGTTCTAGAGATAAAAGTGTCTGGATATGGGAAGCAGACGAGATGGGTGAAGAATACGAATGCCTGAGCGTGCTCCAAGAGCACTCGCAGGATGTCAAGCATGTTGTTTGGCATCCAGCAATGCATCTTCTGGCTTCTAGCTCTTATGACGATACCGTGAGATTATGGAAGGAAGACGCCGATGATTGGGAATGTGCGGCTGTGCTAAATGGGCATGAAGGCACAGTTTGGTGctctgattttgaaaaatcagagTCTTCTCTGAGGCTTGTCAGCTGCAGCGATGACACCACAGTTCGTGTGTGGAAGtacgaggaagaagacgagaATGGGGAAGATATATGGACCCTTGAATCCGTGTTGCCTTCAGTACATTCTCGAGCAGTATACGCAGTCAGCTGGAGCCCCGATGGCTACATTGCTAGCGTGGGATCTGACGGCCAAATCGTAATTTACACAGAGGACGAAAGTGGAAAATGGAAAGTAATAGCTAAACAACACGAAGCCCATAGTGTCTTCGAAATAAATACCGTCCAGTGGACAAGAGTCGGTGACACGAACCTCCTTATAACTGGAGGGGATGACGGTTGCGCCAATATCTGGTTCTTTATCCCTTAG
- the KIC1 gene encoding putative serine/threonine protein kinase KIC1 (weakly similar to uniprot|P38692 Saccharomyces cerevisiae YHR102W KIC1 Protein kinase of the PAK/Ste20 kinase family required for cell integrity possibly through regulating 1 6-beta-glucan levels in the wall physically interacts with Cdc31p (centrin) which is a component of the spindle pole body) → MLSNKTNAGVPKSSVSTLFKRTEVIGRGKFGIVYKGYYIKTNRVCAIKVLNLDSADDEVEDVQKEVQFLSSLKQVPNITHYYGSYLNNTELWVIMEYCAGGSLRTLLRPGKIGEQYIGVIMRELLIALMHIHKDGVIHRDIKAANVLITNDGHIKLCDFGVAAQLSQTKIRRQTMAGTPYWMAPEVIMEGVYYDTKVDIWSLGITAYEIATGNPPYCDVEALRAMQLITKSKPPRLEGRQHSSALKEFIALCLDEDPKERPSAEELLKTKFIRLHKNVSASILKELISRYLLHRDKHSRRESSTSGLEEDESGKVDGSELFGDSNELDVKWDFDSLSSNEYIIENDINIDAIPEETTPNEHFSYAYPEDDLLYQSNQKFYHGTTMGKGHTNVTMNNSTIQASNNNNATYNNTTSNYQSKHTLPNTSKNSETKASKALLQLFEDGDDNSTDVDYARSASALAGKHADDNLKSATPLPDRGQHPDAFKGPIYHSQSTPSLPMLQTNFSQPVILGPPSSTALPTPIEIEIPEELPFAKENMGSSITKPRSSTVSVPNNKPSPLIQRRPTITGGMGSSALSRNDSGLSGSTMKTLQEDKQRLMAPSSNGINNKPGVRSSSPMKLGNTASPKKPLPVTPSTSSAPLAMKPVPGEKSDMLLKPLNGDDSEAGRTRINRDFKRQNPNLKLQMPSPTSLVPNKLLENPSVLSNNPDDANINQFGFNTSTATLPVAMTPVVERNIDLMKRKPSCGASTGNASRSSSVSQEAGSAASSSTAAPSALPQPSNTASIPSAVSSAPANAALIAPAPSLTMERPPRQLQMDMFLDFPDDLPSAEDSSDHHPDRKFLVLRELDSLLKTVEDGLPVMEHALKEAFAKTTTPGEK, encoded by the coding sequence ATGCTTTCGAATAAAACCAATGCTGGGGTTCCCAAAAGCTCAGTTAGCACACTTTTCAAGCGAACAGAAGTAATCGGGCGAGGAAAGTTCGGCATTGTCTACAAAGGTTATTACATCAAGACGAACAGGGTTTGTGCTATCAAAGTGCTGAATCTTGACTCTGCTGATGATGAGGTTGAAGATGTGCAAAAGGAGGTACAGTTCTTGTCTTCCCTAAAGCAAGTACCGAACATCACGCACTACTACGGTTCCTACTTAAACAATACAGAACTATGGGTAATCATGGAATACTGCGCAGGCGGATCTTTAAGGACGCTGCTCCGGCCCGGTAAAATCGGCGAACAGTATATCGGGGTCATTATGCGCGAACTGTTGATCGCGTTAATGCACATTCACAAGGACGGTGTTATTCACCGTGACATCAAGGCGGCAAATGTGCTTATTACCAATGATGGGCATATCAAACTGTGTGACTTTGGGGTCGCGGCACAGCTTTCTCAAACCAAAATCCGACGCCAAACAATGGCGGGTACGCCTTACTGGATGGCACCTGAAGTGATAATGGAAGGCGTCTACTACGATACGAAAGTTGATATATGGTCACTAGGCATAACCGCATACGAGATCGCCACAGGAAACCCACCATATTGTGATGTTGAAGCGCTTCGAGCAATGCAGCTTATTACAAAGTCTAAGCCGCCAAGGCTAGAAGGAAGGCAGCACTCTagtgctttgaaagagtttATTGCATTATGtcttgatgaagatccGAAAGAACGGCCTTCGGCCGAGGAATTACTCAAGACTAAGTTTATCAGGCTGCATAAGAATGTGTCTGCATCAATTTTAAAGGAGCTTATAAGTCGGTATCTTCTGCACAGAGACAAGCATTCCAGAAGAGAGTCTAGCACCTCAGGTTTAGAGGAAGATGAGTCAGGTAAAGTTGACGGTAGTGAGCTCTTCGGCGATTCCAACGAACTCGATGTCAAATGGGATTTTGATTCGTTGAGCTCCAACGAATACATTATTGAAAATGACATCAACATAGACGCAATTCCTGAAGAGACAACTCCTAATGAACATTTTAGTTACGCATATCCAGAGGATGACTTGCTTTACCAGTCGAACCAAAAGTTTTACCACGGGACCACGATGGGCAAAGGCCACACGAACGTGACAATGAATAACTCCACCATTCAGGCatccaacaacaacaacgcAACTTATAATAACACTACTTCGAACTATCAAAGCAAGCACACTCTCCCCAACACAAGCAAAAATTCTGAAACTAAAGCGTCTAAAGCTCTTTTGCAGCTATTCGAGGATGGGGACGATAACTCCACAGACGTTGACTACGCTAGGTCAGCTTCTGCTCTTGCAGGAAAACATGCTGACGATAATCTCAAATCCGCAACACCACTGCCTGATCGGGGCCAACATCCAGACGCATTCAAAGGGCCCATCTACCATAGTCAGAGTACTCCTTCTCTCCCAATGCTTCAAACGAATTTCAGTCAGCCCGTAATTTTGGGGCCTCCAAGTTCCACTGCTTTGCCTACTCCTATAGAAATTGAAATTCCGGAAGAATTGCCATTcgccaaagaaaatatgGGATCGTCTATCACAAAGCCGCGTTCCTCGACGGTTTCGGTGCCAAACAACAAGCCCAGCCCACTTATTCAGCGCAGACCAACAATCACTGGAGGCATGGGTTCGAGCGCGCTTTCACGCAACGACTCAGGCTTGTCTGGGTCCACCATGAAGACACTTCAGGAAGACAAGCAGAGACTCAtggctccttcttcaaatggTATTAATAACAAACCCGGCGTTAGAAGCAGCTCTCCAATGAAGCTTGGTAACACTGCTTCGCCAAAAAAACCACTTCCCGTAACGCCGTCCACGAGCTCAGCTCCACTAGCGATGAAACCAGTACCTGGAGAAAAATCGGATATGTTGTTGAAACCACTCAATGGCGATGATAGCGAGGCGGGTCGCACTCGTATTAATCGCGACTTCAAGCGTCAGAATCCCAACCTGAAGCTGCAAATGCCGTCGCCAACATCACTTGTTCCTAATAAGCTCCTTGAAAATCCAAGTGTGCTATCCAATAATCCAGATGATGCAAACATAAATCAGTTTGGTTTCAACACGAGCACAGCAACCCTCCCTGTCGCGATGACCCCTGTCGTTGAGCGTAACATTGATCTCATGAAACGTAAGCCAAGCTGCGGTGCGAGTACCGGCAACGCtagcagaagcagcagtGTCTCCCAAGAGGCAGGGAGCGCCgcgagcagctcaacagcagcgccGAGCGCTCTACCACAACCGTCTAATACGGCTTCTATTCCATCGGCTGTTAGCTCGGCGCCAGCAAATGCTGCGCTGATTGCGCCGGCCCCTTCTCTAACAATGGAAAGGCCACCTAGGCAACTACAGATGGACATGTTCCTTGACTTTCCAGACGACTTGCCCTCTGCTGAGGACTCCAGCGACCACCACCCTGACCGcaaatttttggttttaCGAGAGCTGGACTCTTTACTAAAAACAGTGGAGGATGGGCTTCCAGTCATGGAACAtgctctcaaagaagcttttgccAAAACTACAACTCCTGGTGAGAAGTAG
- the PEP12 gene encoding SNAP receptor PEP12 (similar to uniprot|P32854 Saccharomyces cerevisiae YOR036W PEP12 Target membrane receptor (t-SNARE) for vesicular intermediates traveling between the Golgi apparatus and the vacuole controls entry of biosynthetic endocytic and retrograde traffic into the prevacuolar compartment syntaxin), with protein MPASGENIGENTRFSDNPQFEEWAGQIMTKLFKMNGHLSTLQQFIKTLQKNQEQGNTRSKMVANIDKKSVFHMEEMSKLLKLINELIHKINGIEEAALDKAQLISRDKLTRDVKYSVQEFQEAQKEYMQVSKTMNEEAKAALAEDEQTRQESASLVPKQQVVIEREAINNEEFAYQQSLIQQREEEISHIESGVVELNEIFRDLGNIVQQQGHLVDNIESNIYSVATNTQSGARELTKAMRTQRNSNRWCLRILLVVSVLLVMFILVVFS; from the coding sequence ATGCCTGCCTCGGGGGAAAATATAGGCGAGAACACCCGGTTTTCTGACAACCCTCAATTCGAAGAATGGGCAGGCCAAATAATGACCAAACTGTTCAAGATGAACGGGCATTTGAGCACACTCCAACAGTTCATCAAAACGCTGCAAAAGAACCAAGAACAAGGGAACACAAGATCGAAAATGGTTGCCAACATCGACAAGAAGTCAGTTTTCCACATGGAAGAGATGTCAAAACTTCTGAAGTTAATCAACGAGCTCATTCACAAAATAAATGGCATCGAAGAGGCAGCTCTTGACAAAGCGCAGCTTATATCCAGAGATAAATTAACCCGAGATGTTAAATACTCGGTTCAAGAGTTCCAGGAGGCGCAAAAAGAATATATGCAGGtttcgaaaacaatgaaTGAGGAGGCTAAGGCTGCGTTAGCTGAGGATGAACAGACGCGCCAAGAATCTGCAAGTTTGGtgccaaaacaacaagtgGTAAtcgaaagagaagcaatCAATAACGAAGAATTTGCTTACCAGCAAAGTCTCATTCAACAACGAGAAGAGGAGATTTCTCACATTGAGAGCGGTGTTGTTGAACTTAACGAAATATTTCGCGATTTAGGTAACATAGTCCAACAGCAGGGTCACTTAGTGGATAACATTGAAAGCAACATTTATTCTGTTGCAACTAATACTCAGTCAGGGGCTCGTGAACTCACAAAGGCCATGagaactcaaagaaactCTAACAGGTGGTGCCTTCGGATACTGTTAGTGGTCTCTGTGTTACTCGTGATGTTTATTTTGGTGGTTTTTAGCTAA
- the CYC2 gene encoding oxidoreductase (weakly similar to uniprot|P38909 Saccharomyces cerevisiae YOR037W CYC2 Mitochondrial protein required for normal abundance of mitochondrial cytochrome c (Cyc1p) and for mitochondrial osmotic stability may be involved in regulating the activity of cytochrome c heme lyase (Cyc3p) potential Cdc28p substrate), whose product MIFKKWSQYPQAFRNLPFCLRASRPFFTAQNCALGGLSAAALGGLWYYRMRDTNVELSEDYFTKYQVTQNMQIDDEHFMLELKPLCPQSTNIWDLMKSKKLWSVQVKQPEIMVVRNYTPLPLKKLKDGNFVALKEGDNAGGKFWLYLKKYQHGEVARWLSKLPEGHIVELRGPCIDFEFPHLPADSSFQNAQESMKSPSPPLYDILACTAGTGIAPALQLLLTVGDPRRVQLLHSCRRKLDLGPLFPLLNQLEHTSRLQLLLFESTVGRDIRHTQSEVLKLIPTPSEHQQNTIIGSKDKIRPCFALVCGPDPYITTISGTKYDLSQGPVGGLLSERGWSERNVYKLS is encoded by the coding sequence ATGATATTCAAGAAGTGGTCTCAGTACcctcaagcttttcggAATTTGCCCTTTTGTCTGCGAGCTAGCCGTCCATTTTTTACTGCTCAAAACTGCGCTCTTGGTGGCCTTTCCGCTGCAGCATTAGGTGGATTGTGGTACTACCGCATGCGCGATACGAATGTTGAGCTATCAGAAGATTACTTTACTAAATACCAGGTCACACAAAATATGCAAATTGATGATGAACACTTCATGCTTGAGCTCAAGCCTTTATGTCCTCAGTCAACTAACATTTGGGACTTAatgaaatcgaagaagttATGGTCGGTGCAAGTGAAGCAGCCAGAGATAATGGTAGTCAGGAATTATACACCGTTACCCCTAAAAAAGCTTAAAGATGGTAATTTCGTCGCTCTTAAGGAAGGTGATAATGCTGGCGGCAAGTTCTGGCTGTACCTAAAAAAGTATCAACATGGCGAGGTTGCAAGATGGCTCAGCAAGCTACCTGAGGGCCACATTGTGGAACTTCGAGGCCCTTGTATAGACTTTGAATTTCCCCATCTTCCTGCTGATAGCTCATTCCAAAATGCTCAAGAGAGCATGAAATCACCCTCCCCTCCCCTGTATGACATTTTGGCCTGCACTGCGGGCACTGGAATAGCACCTGCGTTGCAGCTTCTCTTAACGGTAGGAGATCCAAGAAGAGTGCAGTTGCTCCACTCCTGTAGGAGAAAGCTAGATCTTGGGCCACTTTTCCCTCTTTTAAATCAACTTGAGCACACCAGCCgtcttcaacttcttcttttcgaGTCTACAGTAGGCCGCGACATAAGACACACACAAAGCGAAGTTCTCAAGCTAATCCCAACGCCAAGTGaacatcaacaaaacaCTATTATTGGATCAAAAGATAAGATACGTCCCTGTTTTGCCTTAGTTTGTGGCCCCGATCCATACATCACTACAATATCAGGAACCAAGTACGACCTGTCACAAGGGCCAGTGGGGGGTTTGCTGAGTGAAAGGGGGTGGTCAGAGCGTAACGTATATAAACTCTCCTGA
- the ATP22 gene encoding Atp22p (weakly similar to uniprot|P50273 YDR350C Saccharomyces cerevisiae CM10 Mitochondrial inner membrane protein required for assembly of the F0 sector of mitochondrial F1F0 ATP synthase), whose product MILRSARSRPQFRPACVFFCPKQRGLHGDLKQRSTLEIINHVQSRIANEEYSSIKTFKNKLQRHYDSKYAGLLADMRCLGVMDEKLVKMIFMRRSGPTQHTAFVSSLESIKKGSNSVSEKRKRIYGIIKLQKALYPEIARTNGILVPETLHQWFWQNLRKDETFQHYYFLIQNDVLLSSKSSNLFLRRLLKGSEMEVQLGTFQVFLHNPEHHEIFQSKFEKLYNFSQINQIVTAVLARKDLRYIKLYFAALLNRLEGKELQNSDLSEKQRIALFIKFTNTLLNYLKLTCNYDMFLHSFKMVTDLVLAQKLDTRLLHKPFLLAIQYLRSLSQHSHVLKLISFAQELSLERSFKFKQSVIGELVSTMRAFNDPKIIVDYITTVYTSPKTLRLLNELGIWSLLRHNSVNVLNATQLERDFESNKIQKSHLSNFLAHRVLPNTVVLTELYRVILQYFSNGTPSTELKQLIIDLYHRYKACMINHEDYFVQPDCGIINVLIYHLRFQLKDHRLAFVLAQDFFQTQPFVKCDASTPFGLVLYHNHALTRTEISSLLVLMDKHKVKLDFKVISAMVFQNLRSGQIEEAHTWFQKLISAGFPLTHRSLIKCAIENDWELPRGIDTSFMTKAPTSVSNSRFEFEIDDAVSGGIMEEEEHESTVKFANALLGITETLAESKGTAGD is encoded by the coding sequence ATGATATTGAGGTCTGCTCGGTCGCGACCACAATTCCGACCGGCATGTGTCTTTTTCTGTCCAAAGCAGCGAGGATTGCATGGCGATCTGAAGCAGAGAAGCACTTTAGAAATTATAAATCACGTCCAAAGCAGAATAGCAAATGAGGAATATTCCTCAatcaaaaccttcaagaatAAGCTACAGCGTCACTATGACTCAAAGTATGCAGGATTACTAGCGGACATGCGCTGCTTAGGAGTTATGGATGAAAAGTTAGTGAAAATGATTTTCATGAGGAGATCGGGTCCTACTCAGCACACAGCATTCGTATCGAGCTTGGAGTCTATTAAAAAGGGCAGCAATTCAGTATCTGAGAAGAGAAAGCGCATTTATGGCATTatcaagcttcaaaaagcactTTATCCCGAGATCGCGCGAACTAATGGTATCTTGGTGCCTGAAACATTGCACCAGTGGTTCTGGCAAAACTTGCGCAAGGATGAAACATTTCAGCACTATTATTTTCTAATTCAAAATGATGTTttgctttcttcaaaatcgaGCAACCTCTTCTTACGCAGACTCTTGAAAGGCTCCGAGATGGAGGTCCAATTAGGcacttttcaagttttcttgcACAACCCTGAACATCACGAAATATTCCAAAGCaagtttgagaagctttacAACTTTTCTCAGATTAATCAAATAGTCACTGCAGTCTTGGCTCGAAAAGATTTGAGATACATTAAACTTTATTTTGCGGCCCTATTAAACAGGCTTGAAGGTAAAGAACTACAGAATTCCGATCTATCGGAAAAGCAGCGCATTGCTCTTTTCATAAAGTTTACAAATACTCTTTTGAACTATCTGAAACTGACTTGCAATTACGACATGTTTCTTcacagcttcaaaatggtcACCGACCTCGTCCTTGCTCAAAAGTTGGACACACGACTCCTCCACAAACCTTTCCTCCTTGCAATTCAATATCTTAGGAGTCTCAGCCAGCATTCGCATGTactcaagctcatctctttTGCGCAGGAGCTCTCGCTGGAACGAAGCTTTAAGTTTAAGCAAAGTGTTATAGGAGAACTTGTTTCGACAATGAGAGCTTTCAATGATCCGAAGATAATTGTTGACTATATTACCACCGTATACACGAGTCCTAAAACTCTGCGGCTCTTGAACGAACTTGGAATCTGGAGTCTTCTCAGGCACAACTCCGTTAATGTTTTAAACGCGACACAGCTCGAAAGAGATTTTGAATCTAATAAGATTCAGAAGTCTCACCTTTCCAATTTTCTTGCTCACCGAGTTTTACCAAATACAGTTGTCCTGACTGAGTTATACAGAGTGATACTCCAGTACTTCAGCAATGGAACACCTAGTACAGAGTTGAAGCAGCTAATCATCGACCTGTACCATAGGTATAAGGCTTGTATGATAAACCACGAGGACTACTTCGTGCAGCCTGATTGTGGAATCATTAACGTGTTGATATATCACTTGCGGTTTCAGCTAAAAGACCACCGACTTGCGTTTGTGTTAGCCCAGgacttttttcaaacacaGCCGTTTGTTAAGTGTGACGCATCAACCCCCTTTGGACTTGTTTTGTACCATAATCACGCGCTTACGAGAACAGAGATATCCTCTTTGCTTGTATTGATGGATAAACATAAGGTGAAGCTGGACTTCAAAGTTATATCAGCGatggtttttcaaaatctgagATCAGGTCAGATCGAAGAGGCACATAcatggtttcaaaaacttattTCTGCAGGATTTCCTCTCACCCACAGATCTCTTATAAAGTGTGCGATTGAAAACGACTGGGAATTGCCGCGAGGGATAGACACTTCATTCATGACAAAAGCGCCCACAAGTGTCAGTAACTCTAgatttgaatttgaaattgaCGACGCTGTCAGTGGCGGAATtatggaagaagaagagcatGAGTCGACTGTGAAGTTTGCAAATGCGCTTCTTGGGATAACGGAAACATTGGCGGAATCTAAAGGGACTGCAGGTGATTGA
- the BIG1 gene encoding Big1p (similar to uniprot|P38813 Saccharomyces cerevisiae YHR101C BIG1 Integral membrane protein of the endoplasmic reticulum required for normal content of cell wall beta-1 6-glucan) — protein sequence MNALWCLAFLTGLVKCLDAIKDTVPAILCSYKLSPGMMQFQVELNGSSALSKSEFLGIAKTMISRRHSDAYVLVDIPGLAASDFSVYEEEMEGIRYFVQSSSTALGFSEVNLVDTQTDVFEELANFTKEEWDVDIQTVIRGEVESDFVPYIDSNPRIIRINFKPLPEENTSTPNSSRSRQDVIEAYDDFLKKVLRQLPSPEQTIILTSSQKPSSQVIDGSEFYDILPDLFQDPQKLAEVEINDKNLHNKPQFNEPKPRHSPPSEERLSILEPQFLEENRGLVVLIIISIALFFVLQTIQLWRGKPKQPDKTKITTEKKLQ from the exons ATGAATGCGCTATGGTGCTTAGCATTCTTGACAGGTCTTGTAAAATGCTTAGATGCTATCAAAGATACCGTGCCTGCTATTCTATGTAGCTACAAGTT ATCTCCTGGAATGATGCAGTTTCAGGTGGAACTTAATGGCTCAAGCGCCCTCTCTAAATCAGAATTCCTGGGAATAGCTAAGACCATGATATCACGTCGACACTCCGATGCATATGTGCTGGTTGACATTCCGGGGTTGGCGGCTTCCGACTTTTCCGTTTACGAGGAGGAGATGGAGGGCATAAGATACTTTGTCCAAAGCAGTTCAACTGCTTTAGGCTTCAGCGAGGTCAATTTGGTAGATACCCAGACagatgtttttgaagaactcgctAACTTCACGAAAGAAGAATGGGACGTCGATATCCAAACAGTTATTAGAGGCGAAGTAGAAAGCGACTTTGTTCCCTACATCGACTCTAACCCAAGAATAATCAGAATCAATTTCAAGCCTCTTCCAGAGGAGAACACGTCCACGCCTAACAGTAGCCGGTCTAGACAAGATGTTATTGAGGCTTATGacgatttcttgaaaaaagtgCTTCGTCAACTGCCTTCCCCAGAGCAAACCATCATACTGACATCGTCACAAAAGCCCTCTTCCCAGGTGATTGACGGTTCGGAATTTTACGATATTCTCCCTGACCTCTTTCAAGACCCACAGAAGCTCGCAGAAGTTGAGATTAACGATAAAAATTTACACAACAAACCACAGTTTAATGAACCCAAACCAAGGCACTCGCCGCCCTCTGAGGAACGCCTAAGCATATTGGAGCCacaatttttggaagagaatcGTGGTTTAGTCGTTCTCATTATAATCTCCATTGCATTGTTTTTCGTATTACAAACGATACAGCTGTGGAGGGGGAAGCCTAAACAGCCCGATAAAACCAAAATCACAACCGAAAAGAAGCTACAATAA
- the MSW1 gene encoding tryptophan--tRNA ligase MSW1 (similar to uniprot|P04803 YDR268W Saccharomyces cerevisiae MSW1 Mitochondrial tryptophanyl-tRNA synthetase), producing MFKRRPGRQLVRWLSQTVKTTDYKLNANDVPNKSVIFSMVQPTGKFHLGNYLGSVRVWKDLCDLKQPETKLLFGAADLHAITVPIPDGARLREQRVEAVASILSVGVDPLKAELFYQSQVHQHAELHWILSTLAPMGLLNRMTQWKSKSNLNNVNDEESLGKVKLGLFSYPVLQAADILLYRSTHVPVGEDQAQHLELTRTLAQTFNKTFGKNVFPLPSTLLAPTKRILSLANPSSKMSKSDKNQNATIYLNDDADTIVKKIRKAVTDSISDKFYYDPAERPGVSNLINVVSGVRRLPVSEIESDIANFRSHSDFKNYVSEVLVEELKEPRERFNLYMSDPAHLENITKKAAHNASELAEANLKTIKNLMGF from the coding sequence AtgttcaaaagaagacccGGGCGCCAATTAGTGCGTTGGCTTTCGCAGACTGTTAAAACAACAGACTACAAGTTAAATGCTAATGACGTACCTAACAAAAGTGTTATATTCAGCATGGTCCAGCCGACAGGTAAATTCCACCTAGGAAACTACTTGGGATCTGTCAGAGTGTGGAAAGACCTATGTGACTTGAAGCAACCAGAGACAAAGCTCCTGTTTGGAGCAGCAGATTTACATGCTATCACGGTACCCATACCAGACGGGGCTCGACTTCGGGAGCAAAGAGTTGAGGCGGTGGCCAGTATTCTTTCGGTCGGGGTTGATCCGTTGAAAGCGGAGCTATTCTATCAGTCACAGGTGCACCAGCATGCCGAACTTCACTGGATTTTGTCGACACTTGCACCTATGGGGCTTCTAAACCGAATGACACAATGGAAGTCAAAATCTAATTTGAACAACGTCAATGATGAAGAATCCTTGGGTAAAGTTAAGCTCGGTCTTTTCTCGTATCCAGTCTTACAGGCTGCTGACATATTGCTTTACCGCTCCACTCATGTTCCAGTTGGTGAAGACCAAGCCCAACACCTGGAACTGACTCGAACGCTAGCACAAACCTTTAACAAGACATTCGGAAAAAATGTATTTCCTCTGCCTAGTACACTCCTCGCCCCCACAAAAAGAATCCTAAGTCTCGCAAACCCAAGCAGTAAAATGTCTAAAAGCgacaaaaaccaaaatgcAACGATTTACCTTAACGACGACGCTGATACAATAGTAAAGAAAATAAGAAAGGCCGTTACCGACTCGATATCCGATAAATTTTATTACGACCCCGCTGAAAGACCTGGTGTTTCAAACCTCATAAACGTAGTCAGTGGAGTACGCCGACTACCCGtttctgaaattgaaaGCGATATCGCAAACTTTAGAAGCCATAGCGATTTTAAAAACTATGTTAGCGAAGTTTTGGTAGAGGAGCTAAAGGAGCCGCGCGAGCGATTCAACTTGTACATGAGCGATCCGGCACACTTGGAAAATATTACCAAAAAAGCAGCACATAACGCATCTGAGCTTGCCGAAGCCAACCTAAAAACTATCAAGAACCTCATGGGATTTTGA